AGGTTAAAAATTCATAAATTTGACCCACAATATGGGTCAATTTTACATAAAAATGACCCACGGCATGGGTCAAAAATAAATTCAAAATAGAAAATGAAAGAAAGGGAAGAAAAAATTTTACCTTTTAACTAATTCAGTAATGTAGTCCCACATTGCATCTACAGCGTTCTGCATTATCTTTATATCGTTCTCACTCATCTTACTAAACCTTCCTTGAAGCTTAAGGTACTCTGTTACAGGCTTTCTCTTGCTCTTATCTATGAGTACCTTACTTATTCCAGTAAGGTTAAATTCACCATTTATTACCTCAAACAGAGGCCAAATTCCAGTCTCAACTGCAAGCTTTGCAACTTCAATAGTTAAACTACTGTCAAATCTCCATCCCGGAGGGCAGGGAGATAGTAAATGAACATACCTAAACCCTTGAACGTCCTTTGCTTTCCTGACTTTTGCCTGGTAATCGAAGGGATAAGCTATTGACGCAGTTGCAACGTAAGGTATCTTATGGTCCATCATTATGAAAGGAAGTGGTTTCTTAAATTCTCTCTTTCCTGCAGGAGTTGTAGTAGTCCATGCACCGTAAGGAGTTAACGAAGACCTCTGAATTCCAGTATTCATGAATGCTTCGTTATCATAACACACGTAAAGTATGTCCTCATTCCTCTCAGCGGCACCGCTTACAGTTGCGAATCCTATATCTCCAGTAGCTCCGTCTCCAGCCCAGACTACTACTTTAGCGTCATCTCCTTTAATCTTCAATTCTCTGCTTAAGCCAGAAGCTATTGCTGCTGCAGCTGCAAATGCACTATGAACTACTGGGACTGTTGAAGGAGAACCGTGAATGTCACCCATTATTACAGTACTGCATGATGCTGGCACTACAAGCACTGTTTTCTTACCCATAACTTCTAGGAGTAGGTC
This genomic interval from Acidianus sp. HS-5 contains the following:
- a CDS encoding 3-methyl-2-oxobutanoate dehydrogenase subunit beta, with product MTEVPQYIKEKKVIRQQYFLRGNAACPGCPIPKELDLLLEVMGKKTVLVVPASCSTVIMGDIHGSPSTVPVVHSAFAAAAAIASGLSRELKIKGDDAKVVVWAGDGATGDIGFATVSGAAERNEDILYVCYDNEAFMNTGIQRSSLTPYGAWTTTTPAGKREFKKPLPFIMMDHKIPYVATASIAYPFDYQAKVRKAKDVQGFRYVHLLSPCPPGWRFDSSLTIEVAKLAVETGIWPLFEVINGEFNLTGISKVLIDKSKRKPVTEYLKLQGRFSKMSENDIKIMQNAVDAMWDYITELVKR